The Colias croceus chromosome 3, ilColCroc2.1 genome includes a region encoding these proteins:
- the LOC123706109 gene encoding zinc finger protein SNAI2-like, translating to MLVEDSQTARAMITKKYAHCPLKKRPVLVREERPATPPTTPPHPAHMSTRFYSDFNCDMEHDEPENLSTKPEDLSKTGNYPNKASSPVATAAVKIEPREWPQQQLDYLAACRARLEPTTELARPTPQYAYLPTLYPSYPLEEFYPAAPALSPPTHPQMYARYSPASPPSSCSPPPCPEDLRSPGSVSSDSGVSVSAPRRPRYQCPDCAKSYSTYSGLSKHQQYHCAAAEGSLARKSFSCKYCAKVYTSLGALKMHIRTHTLPCKCHLCGKAFSRPWLLQGHIRTHTGEKPFSCHHCRRAFADRSNLRAHLQTHSDVKKYSCSGCGKTFSRMSLLSKHLESGCGAPGSSPYEYRPETLPTGHPTLSPTAAVHAY from the exons ATGCTTGTAGAAGACTCTCAGACCGCTCGTGCGATGATAACGAAGAAGTACGCACATTGTCCGTTGAAGAAGCGGCCCGTACTGGTGCGGGAGGAGCGACCAGCGACACCGCCCACTACGCCGCCTCATCCCGCCCACATGTCTACACGATTTTATTCTGATTTTAATt GTGATATGGAACATGACGAACCAGAAAACCTCAGTACGAAACCCGAAGATCTGTCAAAAACCGGAAATTACCCAAACAAAGCTTCATCGCCAGTAGCAACTGCCGCGGTGAAAATAGAACCAAGGGAATGGCCTCAACAACAGCTAGACTATCTCGCTGCGTGTCGCGCCCGCCTCGAACCTACCACTGAACTCGCTCGACCCACGCCACAGTACGCTTATCTGCCCACACTTTATCCATCATACCCTTTGGAAGAATTTTATCCTGCGGCGCCGGCACTATCACCCCCTACGCATCCTCAAATGTACGCCCGTTACTCGCCAGCCTCTCCGCCTTCCTCTTGTTCACCACCACCCTGCCCGGAAGATTTACGTTCGCCTGGATCCGTCTCATCTGACTCAGGCGTCTCAGTATCCGCACCACGTCGGCCACGTTACCAATGCCCAGATTGTGCAAAGTCATATTCGACCTATTCTGGGCTCTCGAAACATCAACAGTATCATTGTGCTGCAGCTGAAGGAAGTTTAGCCAGAAAGTCGTTTAGCTGCAAGTACTGTGCAAAAGTATACACATCTCTCGGTGCACTGAAGATGCACATAAGAACTCACACACTACCCTGCAAATGTCACCTGTGTGGAAAAGCATTCTCCCGACCATGGCTATTGCAAGGACATATTCGCACTCACACCGGCGAGAAACCTTTTTCGTGCCATCATTGCCGTCGTGCGTTTGCCGACCGTTCAAATCTAAGAGCGCATCTGCAAACGCACTCAGATGTTAAGAAGTATTCATGTTCGGGCTGCGGTAAGACATTTTCCCGTATGTCCCTCCTGAGTAAGCACTTGGAGAGTGGTTGTGGAGCGCCCGGCTCCTCTCCGTATGAATACCGCCCTGAAACACTTCCTACGGGACACCCGACGCTATCACCCACAGCCGCTGTCCACGCCTATTGA